The following DNA comes from Spirosoma linguale DSM 74.
AGAAGGGTCGGTCTATGTGCACTGCGCAGGCGGATACCGCTCCATGATGGCCCTGTCGATTCTGAAGGCCCGTGGCTTCGATAACCTGATCGACATTGCCGGTGGGTTTGCCGCTATGCAGCAAACCGGGCGTTTCAACACGACTAATTTCGTTTGTCCCGCTACCCAGCAGTAATTTATCACTATCATGACTGAAAATCATCAACACTGGGAAACCGTTTACCGGACCAAACAACCCGACCAGGTAAGCTGGACGCAGGCTATTCCCCAGACATCGCTGGAATTCATTCGCCGTTGCCAGCTACCCAAAACAGCCCCCATCATCGACATTGGGGGGGGCGATAGTACCCTGGTTGACTGTCTACTCGCTGACGGTTACGAGCAGATTACCGTACTTGACATTTCGGCCCACGCCCTGACCAGAGCGCAACAACGAATCGGCCAGCAGGCAAACCGGGTCAACTGGATCGTGAGTGATGTGCTGACCTTCCGGCCAACGTCGACCTATGCCATTTGGCACGACCGGGCCACGTTTCATTTTCTAACGTCGACGGATCAGATTGCGACCTACCTTCAGACGGCCCGACAGGCCGTTACCGGATTCATCACCATGGGTACCTTTTCGGAGAATGGGCCGGACCGATGCAGTGGACTGGCCGTTAAACAGTACTCTGAACCGGAGCTGGAAGGGCAACTAAAGGCGGGCTTTACGAAGCTTCATTGCGTGACGGAAGATCACCAAACCCCATTAGGTACCACCCAGAACTTTCTGTTTTGTCGCTTTAAACGGAATTTATCAAGTAGCTTATAGCCAATCGAGTACCTTATGGA
Coding sequences within:
- a CDS encoding conserved hypothetical protein (KEGG: bbt:BBta_6193 hypothetical protein) gives rise to the protein MTENHQHWETVYRTKQPDQVSWTQAIPQTSLEFIRRCQLPKTAPIIDIGGGDSTLVDCLLADGYEQITVLDISAHALTRAQQRIGQQANRVNWIVSDVLTFRPTSTYAIWHDRATFHFLTSTDQIATYLQTARQAVTGFITMGTFSENGPDRCSGLAVKQYSEPELEGQLKAGFTKLHCVTEDHQTPLGTTQNFLFCRFKRNLSSSL